Below is a genomic region from Catenuloplanes atrovinosus.
GTGCGCGGCCAGGCTGAGCATCGCCACCTGCTGGTCCCGCACGCTCACCCACATGTTGATCCCGTCCCCGGCCGTCGCCCGCACGTCCCGGGCCTCGAGCGCGGACAGCATCGCCGCGCGCCGCGCCGCGTACTCCTTCCGCGCGGCCGACACCTGCTTGACCGTGGCCGAGTCGGTGAGCAGGTCGAGCAGCACGGCCTGGAGGATGCGGCTGGACCAGCCGGGCCCGAGCAGCCGCCGGTCGGCCACGGCCGCGATCAGCGCGCTGGGCCCGCCGACCGCGGCCAGCCGCAGGTCCGGGCCGTGCGACTTGGAGAAGCTGCGCACGTGCGCGGTCTGCTCGGGCAGCCAGGCGCCGATGCTGACCGCGGTGGCGGTGGCGATGTCGCCGGCGTGGTCGTCCTCCACCACCATCACGCCGCCGCCGAGCGGGTGCCCGGCGAGCACGGCCGCGAGCCGCTCGGCGCGCTCCGGCGTCATCGACGCGCCGGTCGGGTTGTGCGCCCGCGGTTGCAGGTAGAGCGCGGTCGGGCCGACGTCGAGCGCCGCCTTCAGCGCGGCGGGCAGCAGCCCCGCGGCGTCCATCGCCACCGGTACGGCCACCGCGCCCACGGATTCGAGCAGGTCCAGCACGGGCGGGAAGGCCGGGTTCTCCACCAGCACGTGGTCGCCGAACCGGACCACGGCGGAGGTGAGCCGGTCGATCGCGTCCAGCGCGCCGTCCACCACGGTGAGCTGGTGCGGCGGGAACGGCCACCGCTCGCGCAGCACGGATTCCAGCCGGGGCAGCACCGGCTCCTCCAGGTACGAGGTGGTGAACCGGGTGTCGCCGATCCGGCGCAGCGCACCGGAGAGGTCGGGCAGCAGGTCGTGGTCGGGCACGCCGGTGGAGAAGTCGTGCGGCAGCGCGGCCGGCCCGGCGGTGATCCGCGCGTAGCGGAGCTTCTGCCGCGGGCGGCCGGGCGTGAGCACGAACGTGCCGGACCGGCCGCGGGTCTGGATCGCGCCGGCGGTGGCGAGGCTGCGCCAGGCCTCGCTCACCGTGGTGGGGCTGATGCCCAGCTCGCGGGCGACGGACCGGACCGTGGGCAGGCGGGTGCCGGCCGGTAGCTCTCCGGTGTGGACGA
It encodes:
- a CDS encoding aminotransferase-like domain-containing protein, producing the protein MLQLIAGAVNDRSARGIAAAVSRLVHTGELPAGTRLPTVRSVARELGISPTTVSEAWRSLATAGAIQTRGRSGTFVLTPGRPRQKLRYARITAGPAALPHDFSTGVPDHDLLPDLSGALRRIGDTRFTTSYLEEPVLPRLESVLRERWPFPPHQLTVVDGALDAIDRLTSAVVRFGDHVLVENPAFPPVLDLLESVGAVAVPVAMDAAGLLPAALKAALDVGPTALYLQPRAHNPTGASMTPERAERLAAVLAGHPLGGGVMVVEDDHAGDIATATAVSIGAWLPEQTAHVRSFSKSHGPDLRLAAVGGPSALIAAVADRRLLGPGWSSRILQAVLLDLLTDSATVKQVSAARKEYAARRAAMLSALEARDVRATAGDGINMWVSVRDQQVAMLSLAAHGIGVAPGAPFEVEPLDGDHIRITVGLIRDGFDDLADILAEAAGARHRTSGRRTRSLRRGTR